A section of the Sceloporus undulatus isolate JIND9_A2432 ecotype Alabama chromosome 3, SceUnd_v1.1, whole genome shotgun sequence genome encodes:
- the PPP2R3B gene encoding serine/threonine-protein phosphatase 2A regulatory subunit B'' subunit beta isoform X3, which yields MGKVAKACECPLYWKGPLFCCAGGERTGFISVHKFIAMWRKILQTCHDAASKFVHLLKSPGCNYLVQEDFIPFLQDVVNSHPSLVFLKEASEFHSRYITTVIQRIFYTVNRSWSGRITCNELRKSSFLQNVALLEEEVDINQLTEYFSYEHFYVIYCKFWELDTDHDLYIDPKDLARHNDHAISSRMIERIFSGAVTRGRKAQKEGKVSYADFVWFLISEEDKKTPTSIEYWFRCMDLDGDGVLSMYELQYFYEEQCQKLDNMAIEPLPFEDCLCQMLDLVKPEHEGKITLRDLKRCKMANVFFDTFFNIEKYLDHEQKDQFSILRGSENENQEMSDWERYAAEEYDVLVAEEAASDQWNDCYEAELNPGDHQKTNILKYQMEKRPCFDMPSHLADVDLDEYDYEDDFE from the exons ATGGGTAAGGTTGCAAAG GCCTGTGAATGTCCTCTTTACTGGAAAGGTCCCTTAttttgttgtgctggaggagagcgAACAGGATTTATTTCAGTTCACAAATTTATTGCAATGTGGCGGAA GATTCTACAAACCTGTCATGATGCTGCTTCCAAGTTTGTTCATCTTTTAAAGAGTCCTGGATGTAACTATTTGGTACAAGAAGACTTCATTCCATTTTTACaa GATGTGGTCAACAGTCATCCCAGTCTAGTCTTCTTAAAAGAAGCATCAGAATTTCACTCTCGGTACATTACAACA GTAATTCAAAGGATATTTTATACAGTTAATAGGTCATGGTCAGGAAGGATCACTTGTAATGAACTCAGAAAAAGTAGCTTCTTACAG aATGTAGCATTATTGGAAGAAGAGGTAGATATTAACCAGCTTACAGAATATTTCTCTTATGAGCACTTTTATGTGATCTACTGCAAATTTTGGGAGCTGGATACCGACCATGACCTTTATATTGATCCCAAGGATTTAGCTCGGCATAATGACCATG CTATATCCAGTCGGATGATTGAGAGGATTTTCTCAGGAGCTGTAACAAG GGGCAGGAAGgcacagaaagaaggaaaagtcaGTTATGCAgattttgtatggtttttgatatcagaagaagacaaaaagaCTCCAACCAG caTTGAATACTGGTTCCGGTGCATGGACCTGGATGGGGATGGTGTTTTGTCTATGTATGAACTCCAATACTTTTATGAAGAACAGTGCCAAAAACTGGACAATATGGCCATTGAGCCTCTGCCATTTGAAGACTGTCTTTGCCAGATGCTTGATCTTGTGAAGCCTGAGCATGAAG GGAAAATAACTCTTCGTGACCTAAAGAGATGTAAGATGGCAAATGTGTTCTTTGACACTTTTTTCAACATTGAGAAATATTTAGACCATGAACAGAAGGATCAGTTTTCTATTCTGAGG GGCAGTGAAAATGAAAACCAAGAGATGTCTGATTGGGAAAGATATGCTGCTGAAGAGTATGATGTCTTAGTAGCTGAGGAAGCAGCCAGCGACCAGTGGAATGACTG TTATGAAGCTGAGCTGAACCCTGGAGATCATCAAAagaccaacattttaaaataccagaTGGAAAAACGACCTTGCTTTGACATGCCTTCccatttggcagatgttgacttaGATGAGTATGACTATGAAGATGATTTTGAATGA
- the PPP2R3B gene encoding serine/threonine-protein phosphatase 2A regulatory subunit B'' subunit beta isoform X2 produces the protein MKSESMRIKEISLRQDPDLRKELALLARGCDFVLPSRFKKRLKAFQQVQVQSKKEEPLTPSLSQTIPTFYFPQGCPKEKVNIDAIIANIEKTFSQFPNERATLEDMGKVAKACECPLYWKGPLFCCAGGERTGFISVHKFIAMWRKILQTCHDAASKFVHLLKSPGCNYLVQEDFIPFLQDVVNSHPSLVFLKEASEFHSRYITTVIQRIFYTVNRSWSGRITCNELRKSSFLQNVALLEEEVDINQLTEYFSYEHFYVIYCKFWELDTDHDLYIDPKDLARHNDHAISSRMIERIFSGAVTRGRKAQKEGKVSYADFVWFLISEEDKKTPTSIEYWFRCMDLDGDGVLSMYELQYFYEEQCQKLDNMAIEPLPFEDCLCQMLDLVKPEHEGKITLRDLKRCKMANVFFDTFFNIEKYLDHEQKDQFSILRGSENENQEMSDWERYAAEEYDVLVAEEAASDQWNDCYEAELNPGDHQKTNILKYQMEKRPCFDMPSHLADVDLDEYDYEDDFE, from the exons GTTCAGTCAAAGAAAGAAGAACCTTTGACGCCATCTTTAAGTCAGACCATtccaacattttattttcctcAAGGATGCCCCAAAGAAAAAGTGAATATAGATGCTATCATTGCTAATATAGAGAAAACTTTCTCCCAGTTTCCAAATGAGCGAGCAACATTAGAAGACATGGGTAAGGTTGCAAAG GCCTGTGAATGTCCTCTTTACTGGAAAGGTCCCTTAttttgttgtgctggaggagagcgAACAGGATTTATTTCAGTTCACAAATTTATTGCAATGTGGCGGAA GATTCTACAAACCTGTCATGATGCTGCTTCCAAGTTTGTTCATCTTTTAAAGAGTCCTGGATGTAACTATTTGGTACAAGAAGACTTCATTCCATTTTTACaa GATGTGGTCAACAGTCATCCCAGTCTAGTCTTCTTAAAAGAAGCATCAGAATTTCACTCTCGGTACATTACAACA GTAATTCAAAGGATATTTTATACAGTTAATAGGTCATGGTCAGGAAGGATCACTTGTAATGAACTCAGAAAAAGTAGCTTCTTACAG aATGTAGCATTATTGGAAGAAGAGGTAGATATTAACCAGCTTACAGAATATTTCTCTTATGAGCACTTTTATGTGATCTACTGCAAATTTTGGGAGCTGGATACCGACCATGACCTTTATATTGATCCCAAGGATTTAGCTCGGCATAATGACCATG CTATATCCAGTCGGATGATTGAGAGGATTTTCTCAGGAGCTGTAACAAG GGGCAGGAAGgcacagaaagaaggaaaagtcaGTTATGCAgattttgtatggtttttgatatcagaagaagacaaaaagaCTCCAACCAG caTTGAATACTGGTTCCGGTGCATGGACCTGGATGGGGATGGTGTTTTGTCTATGTATGAACTCCAATACTTTTATGAAGAACAGTGCCAAAAACTGGACAATATGGCCATTGAGCCTCTGCCATTTGAAGACTGTCTTTGCCAGATGCTTGATCTTGTGAAGCCTGAGCATGAAG GGAAAATAACTCTTCGTGACCTAAAGAGATGTAAGATGGCAAATGTGTTCTTTGACACTTTTTTCAACATTGAGAAATATTTAGACCATGAACAGAAGGATCAGTTTTCTATTCTGAGG GGCAGTGAAAATGAAAACCAAGAGATGTCTGATTGGGAAAGATATGCTGCTGAAGAGTATGATGTCTTAGTAGCTGAGGAAGCAGCCAGCGACCAGTGGAATGACTG TTATGAAGCTGAGCTGAACCCTGGAGATCATCAAAagaccaacattttaaaataccagaTGGAAAAACGACCTTGCTTTGACATGCCTTCccatttggcagatgttgacttaGATGAGTATGACTATGAAGATGATTTTGAATGA